In one window of Notolabrus celidotus isolate fNotCel1 chromosome 15, fNotCel1.pri, whole genome shotgun sequence DNA:
- the LOC117826408 gene encoding zinc finger protein 583-like gives MSFSSSFGTQVAAIMDVLANAAVAEITKLVEDGTVVLRLEMCRRDSEIQELKRSLELMEGELCKAREEAKTRAPEEEQKQTEAGSQAPCKDERGDQETFAEYVEPKAADSLCEPQHAAEESHDTRAVVKQEPAVLELATQVQTDNMATTDICFEQDDLIWPPPVCSLFDDNSDAMQEQTHMFPPLSEQYDKTYAEEITVDSLNVQIKDEVESRLVCMGNNTSELVQKEQFKQTSHPLHQEQCSQPASQQAGPSLLSLNAQRQTANRLGAHTEDHILSRKNQRMKRIMSLSRANQKLFTCSVCNKGFIRMSQLEEHRATHQPLKPYRCLECGKSFTQKRRLQTHQSVHTGERPFSCKICGKMFSRPDNCRRHERFHSGLKPYGCGQCGKNFTVLGNLRMHQEIHRKGR, from the exons atgtctttctcctcctccttcggGACGCAGGTCGCAGCCATCATGGACGTGTTGGCTAACGCTGCGGTGGCTGAAATAACAAAGCTGGTGGAGGACGGGACTGTGGTGCTGCGCCTGGAGATGTGTCGGAGAGACAGTGAGATTCAGGAGCTCAAAAGAAGTTTAGAGCTGATGGAGGGAGAGCTTTGCAAAGCTCGGGAAGAAGCCAAGACTCGAGCTCCAGAGGAGGAAcagaagcaaacagaagcagggAGCCAGGCCCCTTGTAAAG ATGAAAGAGGCGATCAGGAAACCTTTGCAGAGTACGTGGAGCCAAAGGCTGCTGATTCTCTCTGTGAGCCTCAacatgcagcagaggagagccATGACACAAGGGCAGTGGTCAAACAAGAGCCGGCAGTACTTGAACTAGCCACCCAGGTGCAAACGGACAACATGGCAACAACAGATATTTGCTTTGAGCAGGATGACCTGATCTGGCCTCCTCCTGTTTGTAGCTTGTTTGATGATAACTCTGATGCAATGCAGGAGCAAACACACAtgttcccccctctctctgagcAGTATGACAAAACATATGCAGAGGAAATCACAGTGGATTCTTTAAATGTGCAGATAAAAGATGAGGTAGAGAGTCGACTTGTGTGCATGGGAAATAACACTTCAGAGCTTGTTCAAAAAGAACAGTTCAAACAGACTTCACACCCTCTTCATCAGGAGCAGTGCTCACAGCCTGCTTCACAACAAGCTGggccatctctcctctctcttaatGCACAGAGGCAAACCGCAAACAGGTTAGGAGCACACACAGAGGATCACATCCTCAGTAGGAAGAaccagagaatgaaaagaataatGAGTCTCTCAAGAGCCAACCAGAAACTGTTCACCTGCTCGGTCTGTAACAAAGGTTTCATCCGTATGTCTCAACTGGAGGAGCACAGGGCCACACACCAACCTTTAAAACCATACAGGTGCCTCGAGTGTGGGAAATCTTTCACCCAGAAACGCCGGCTTCAGACGCACCAAAGCGTTCACACGGGGGAGAGGCCGTTCAGCTGCAAGATTTGTGGTAAGATGTTCTCGAGGCCGGACAACTGCCGGAGACACGAGAGGTTCCACAGCGGGCTGAAGCCGTACGGCTGTGGGCAGTGTGGTAAAAACTTCACCGTGCTGGGAAACCTCAGAATGCATCAAGAGATCCACCGGAAGGGGAGGTAG